One window from the genome of Paenibacillus azoreducens encodes:
- a CDS encoding FtsW/RodA/SpoVE family cell cycle protein: MLQKLKKVDYVIVFILFIFMGISIMAIYSVTMGTKFEGSHIKMLYFYILAFVIFFGLILLDYKWLIKYALYIYLFGIALLIAVNFFGSDVNGAQGWFQIGSFSLQPAELFKLILIIFLTYLLMKRPKAKLSLWRDVLPIGGLTFIPFALVMIQNDLGNALSYVLILLGLLWVGNIKFLHAFLALIILGAVAVGGIFSYIHFHDNIENFMKSIGREHWTERLDPWLVPDKATPKASYHTKNAKLAIASGGMMGEGYMKGSSVQSGRVPYTYSDSIFVEIAEEFGFVGASVVLLLYFILIHRMILICLECRDRAGPLLIVGIVSMMLYQIFENIGAFIGLMPLTGITLPFISYGGTSLIINVASIGVALSVRVHGHEVSDDIIVPTASKMTSAKTKEA, translated from the coding sequence ATGCTTCAGAAGCTGAAAAAAGTGGATTATGTCATCGTGTTCATACTTTTTATTTTTATGGGCATCAGTATTATGGCAATATACAGCGTGACGATGGGAACCAAGTTCGAAGGCTCCCACATCAAAATGCTATATTTCTATATATTGGCCTTTGTGATCTTTTTTGGGCTCATTCTATTGGATTATAAATGGCTCATCAAATACGCGCTGTATATCTATTTGTTCGGGATTGCGCTGCTGATCGCGGTCAATTTCTTCGGATCGGACGTCAACGGGGCCCAAGGCTGGTTTCAGATCGGGAGCTTCAGTCTTCAGCCTGCCGAGCTGTTTAAGCTCATACTGATCATTTTCTTGACGTACTTGTTGATGAAAAGGCCCAAGGCCAAGCTATCCTTATGGAGGGATGTGCTGCCGATCGGCGGGTTGACGTTTATTCCCTTTGCGCTTGTTATGATCCAGAATGACCTCGGGAATGCGCTCAGTTATGTATTGATCCTGCTTGGTTTATTGTGGGTTGGCAATATTAAGTTCCTGCATGCTTTTCTTGCCTTAATCATATTGGGGGCCGTTGCCGTAGGCGGCATTTTCTCGTATATCCATTTTCACGATAATATCGAGAACTTTATGAAAAGCATCGGCCGGGAGCACTGGACCGAACGGCTCGACCCTTGGCTGGTTCCGGACAAAGCGACGCCAAAGGCCTCGTACCATACGAAAAACGCCAAACTGGCGATCGCCTCCGGCGGCATGATGGGCGAAGGTTACATGAAGGGCTCATCGGTGCAATCGGGCCGCGTTCCATATACGTATTCCGACTCCATTTTTGTGGAAATTGCCGAGGAATTCGGTTTTGTCGGCGCATCTGTCGTGCTGCTGCTGTATTTCATTTTGATCCACCGCATGATCTTGATCTGTCTGGAGTGCCGAGACCGAGCCGGGCCTTTGCTTATTGTCGGGATCGTGTCGATGATGCTCTATCAGATTTTTGAAAATATCGGCGCCTTTATCGGGCTGATGCCGCTGACCGGGATTACGCTGCCTTTTATCAGCTACGGCGGCACCTCGCTTATTATCAATGTGGCAAGCATTGGGGTCGCCTTGAGCGTGCGCGTTCACGGCCATGAAGTTAGCGATGATATTATCGTGCCGACGGCATCCAAGATGACATCAGCCAAGACCAAAGAGGCTTAA
- a CDS encoding low molecular weight protein arginine phosphatase has translation MKHILFVCTGNTCRSPMAEALLRKMAKERGLGVEARSAGVAAMDGMPMSRHAEAVLRDHHIDECLTSKALSQEAVRWSDLILTLTQGHKQHVIRSFPEAAGKVFTLKEYAENDPGVLNDLKELDGLYATWEVKRSLGQDLSDEERESLIEIQQRIPSFDISDPFGGTREDYDMAAAEIRTAIERLLDKWNEE, from the coding sequence GTGAAGCATATTTTGTTTGTGTGTACAGGGAACACGTGCCGCAGCCCGATGGCGGAAGCTCTTCTCCGCAAAATGGCGAAGGAACGCGGGCTCGGGGTGGAGGCGCGTTCAGCCGGTGTTGCCGCCATGGACGGGATGCCGATGTCCCGGCATGCGGAAGCGGTTTTGCGGGATCATCATATCGATGAATGTTTGACATCCAAAGCTTTAAGCCAGGAAGCGGTGCGTTGGTCCGATTTGATTCTCACGCTGACTCAGGGGCATAAGCAGCATGTGATCCGGAGTTTTCCGGAGGCAGCGGGCAAAGTGTTTACGCTGAAGGAATATGCCGAGAACGATCCGGGTGTGCTGAATGATCTCAAGGAGCTGGACGGCCTGTATGCGACCTGGGAGGTTAAGCGGTCCCTTGGACAGGATTTGAGCGATGAGGAACGGGAAAGTCTGATTGAAATTCAGCAGCGTATCCCGAGCTTTGATATATCGGACCCCTTCGGCGGCACCCGCGAGGATTACGATATGGCGGCGGCGGAAATCCGCACGGCCATTGAACGTTTGTTGGATAAATGGAATGAAGAGTAA
- the rpiB gene encoding ribose 5-phosphate isomerase B, translated as MKIAVGTDHAGVRLKEDIIAVIQEMGHEVVDVGCSCADSVDYPDYALPVCEQVVTGEADRGILICGTGIGMSIAANKVPGIRCALVHDTFSAKATREHNDSNVLAMGERVIGPGLAREITQIWIGTPFSEGERHIGRVNKIKAIESRYLQQ; from the coding sequence ATGAAGATTGCTGTCGGAACAGACCACGCGGGAGTACGTTTAAAAGAAGACATCATCGCCGTCATTCAGGAAATGGGACATGAGGTTGTGGATGTGGGATGCAGCTGCGCTGATTCCGTGGATTATCCCGACTACGCCCTGCCTGTATGCGAGCAGGTTGTCACGGGTGAAGCTGATCGCGGCATTCTGATTTGCGGTACCGGCATCGGCATGAGCATCGCCGCCAACAAAGTACCAGGCATCCGCTGCGCGCTTGTTCATGATACATTTTCGGCGAAAGCAACCAGAGAGCATAACGACTCGAATGTGTTGGCGATGGGCGAACGGGTCATCGGGCCTGGCCTTGCCCGGGAGATAACACAAATTTGGATCGGTACGCCATTTAGCGAAGGCGAGCGGCATATCGGACGCGTCAACAAGATCAAGGCGATCGAAAGCCGCTATCTGCAGCAATAA
- the prmC gene encoding peptide chain release factor N(5)-glutamine methyltransferase encodes MTPKLTIREAYVEASSFLSACGVTEPQRSAQLLLEHVLQLEGAAYYMALPEQFPAERREAWERAVSRRGAGEPAQYIIGMQEFYGIPFEVTPAVLIPRPETELLVEAVLTQAKRLWPQGAAPSGGATCDDGAERPLACADIGTGSGAIAVTLALQAPRWHVRASDISAGALQVAARNAAANGAQVAFREGNLLEPFAGERLDIVVSNPPYIPAADIAGLQREVRDHEPRTALDGGTDGLAPYRIMMEQLALLQAPPRLIAFELGQGQAQDVAALLRAAGHWDEIVIVPDLAGIERHVLGISNVTR; translated from the coding sequence ATGACGCCAAAGCTAACGATACGGGAAGCCTATGTAGAGGCTTCCTCTTTTTTAAGCGCGTGCGGCGTGACGGAGCCGCAGCGCAGCGCCCAGCTGCTGCTTGAGCATGTGCTGCAGCTTGAAGGGGCTGCCTATTACATGGCACTGCCCGAGCAATTTCCCGCCGAACGGCGTGAGGCATGGGAGCGGGCGGTTTCGCGCCGCGGCGCCGGGGAGCCGGCGCAATACATTATCGGGATGCAGGAATTCTACGGCATCCCGTTTGAGGTAACGCCGGCCGTGCTGATTCCGCGGCCGGAAACGGAGCTGCTCGTGGAGGCCGTGCTGACGCAGGCCAAACGGCTGTGGCCGCAGGGCGCCGCGCCAAGCGGCGGCGCCACCTGCGATGACGGCGCCGAGCGTCCGCTCGCGTGCGCCGACATCGGCACAGGCAGCGGCGCCATCGCGGTCACGCTGGCGCTGCAGGCCCCGCGCTGGCATGTCCGCGCCAGCGACATCTCGGCTGGCGCGCTGCAAGTGGCCGCGCGCAACGCCGCCGCAAACGGCGCCCAGGTTGCCTTCCGCGAAGGCAACCTGCTCGAGCCGTTTGCGGGCGAGCGGTTGGACATCGTGGTGTCCAACCCGCCGTACATCCCTGCGGCCGACATTGCCGGCCTGCAGCGGGAGGTGCGCGACCATGAGCCGCGCACAGCACTGGATGGCGGTACAGACGGCCTCGCGCCGTACCGCATCATGATGGAGCAGCTGGCGCTGCTCCAGGCCCCGCCCCGGCTCATCGCCTTTGAGCTCGGGCAGGGGCAGGCGCAGGATGTGGCAGCACTCCTGCGCGCGGCGGGCCATTGGGACGAGATTGTCATCGTCCCGGACCTGGCTGGCATCGAGCGCCATGTACTTGGCATCTCTAACGTAACGCGGTAA
- a CDS encoding FtsW/RodA/SpoVE family cell cycle protein, with amino-acid sequence MLQKFKRMDMSIILVLLALMAISLFSIYSVTVGREKIGHYAQRMAIYYVVGFVAFLGFSLVSYKLLIKYALYIYLFGLALLVLVLFVGNEYYGARGWMTLPGGLSLQPAELFKLFLIIFISAMLLRKRRSKLLFWRDVVPLGIVTFVPWLLVMAQNDLGNALSYMVILAGLLWIGNIKYTQAFIALAIAFAAIFSGIQAYIHYHDKAVEFIGEKLGKKHWIARFDPWLVPDLASRDVSWQTYNALLAIGSGGIEGKGYMKGTTIQSERVPLAYADSIFVQIAEEYGFIGSSVLLLLYFILIHRMILIAADCRDRAGPYLITGIISMFVYQIFINIGAFIGLMPLTGITLPFISYGGTSLLINMMSVGIVMSIRIHGQEEEEAFPLPGQPVQGSWFGKTLQRIRKGFIRN; translated from the coding sequence ATGCTGCAGAAATTCAAACGAATGGATATGTCGATCATATTGGTCTTGCTGGCGCTAATGGCCATCAGTCTGTTTTCCATTTACAGCGTGACTGTAGGCAGGGAAAAAATCGGGCATTATGCGCAGCGTATGGCTATTTATTATGTTGTCGGTTTTGTCGCGTTTTTGGGTTTCTCCTTGGTCAGCTATAAGCTGCTGATCAAGTATGCATTGTACATCTATCTTTTTGGTCTTGCGCTGCTGGTACTGGTCTTGTTCGTCGGCAATGAGTATTACGGGGCAAGAGGATGGATGACGCTTCCGGGCGGATTGAGTTTGCAGCCTGCGGAGCTGTTTAAACTGTTCCTCATTATTTTCATTTCTGCTATGCTGCTGCGAAAGAGGCGCAGCAAGCTGCTCTTTTGGCGCGACGTCGTGCCGCTGGGCATCGTGACGTTTGTGCCGTGGCTGCTCGTAATGGCGCAAAACGACCTGGGCAATGCGCTCAGTTACATGGTCATTCTGGCAGGGCTGCTTTGGATCGGCAACATCAAGTACACCCAAGCCTTTATTGCTCTGGCCATCGCCTTTGCCGCTATATTCAGCGGTATTCAGGCATATATCCATTATCATGACAAGGCGGTCGAGTTTATCGGCGAGAAACTCGGCAAAAAACACTGGATCGCTCGTTTTGATCCATGGCTTGTGCCCGACCTTGCTTCCCGCGACGTCAGCTGGCAGACTTATAACGCGCTGCTGGCCATCGGCTCAGGCGGTATTGAAGGCAAGGGGTACATGAAAGGGACGACGATTCAGTCCGAACGGGTTCCGCTGGCTTATGCCGATTCCATATTCGTGCAAATTGCGGAGGAGTACGGATTTATCGGCTCTTCGGTGCTGCTCTTGCTTTATTTCATTCTTATTCACCGGATGATCCTGATTGCGGCTGACTGCCGCGACAGGGCGGGACCCTATCTGATTACGGGGATTATTTCCATGTTCGTCTATCAGATTTTCATCAATATCGGCGCCTTTATCGGGCTGATGCCGCTGACAGGCATCACGCTTCCTTTCATCAGTTATGGGGGAACCTCGCTGCTCATCAATATGATGAGCGTCGGCATCGTGATGAGCATCCGGATCCACGGCCAGGAAGAAGAGGAGGCGTTTCCGCTTCCCGGGCAGCCTGTTCAAGGAAGTTGGTTTGGAAAAACCTTGCAGCGCATTCGTAAAGGATTTATCAGGAATTGA
- the spoIIR gene encoding stage II sporulation protein R — translation MFQDQQKQDRLRSLVKNTAIIFCIMFMLAMTWEAQKTDAAVAGGPIPQDSIRLRILANSDNPDDQLVKRQIRDRVVDQMNSWVQDLENPQSLDDARETIRRHLPELNDLVGKELEKKGIGYDYQVELGVVPFPTKLYGGTLYPAGNYEALRITLGAGKGQNWWCVLFPPLCFIDAGSGDAVAEPAAAKAETGKGKGDAEAGKATRKNVQAKNTPKSEAHASRLISGPQEQTAYSPAKAKGQTPGAEGLTPAKASEPEVRFFLWDLFEGIIGWFKSLF, via the coding sequence ATGTTTCAAGATCAGCAAAAGCAAGACCGTCTCCGGTCTTTGGTAAAGAATACCGCCATTATTTTTTGTATAATGTTTATGTTGGCAATGACCTGGGAAGCTCAAAAAACGGACGCGGCTGTAGCCGGGGGACCGATTCCGCAGGATTCCATCCGTCTTCGCATTTTGGCGAATTCCGATAATCCCGATGATCAGCTTGTCAAGCGCCAAATCCGGGATAGGGTAGTCGATCAGATGAACAGCTGGGTTCAGGACCTGGAAAATCCGCAAAGTCTGGATGATGCGCGCGAGACGATTCGCCGCCATCTTCCGGAATTAAATGATTTGGTAGGAAAAGAACTCGAGAAGAAGGGCATCGGTTACGATTATCAGGTGGAGCTGGGGGTTGTTCCGTTCCCGACGAAATTATACGGCGGCACCTTGTATCCGGCAGGAAACTATGAAGCGCTGCGGATTACGCTTGGCGCAGGTAAGGGCCAAAACTGGTGGTGTGTGCTGTTCCCGCCGCTTTGCTTTATCGATGCAGGCAGCGGCGATGCTGTGGCAGAGCCTGCAGCGGCCAAGGCAGAGACAGGTAAGGGGAAGGGCGATGCAGAGGCAGGCAAGGCAACGAGGAAGAACGTTCAGGCTAAAAACACCCCAAAAAGTGAAGCTCATGCTTCGCGGTTGATTTCGGGGCCCCAGGAACAAACGGCATACAGCCCGGCAAAAGCGAAAGGTCAGACGCCAGGGGCTGAAGGATTGACGCCGGCCAAGGCTTCCGAACCGGAAGTGCGGTTTTTCCTTTGGGATCTGTTTGAGGGGATCATCGGTTGGTTTAAATCCCTGTTTTAG
- a CDS encoding manganese efflux pump MntP family protein: MLETSADLGQLIAILIMAAALGMDAFSLGIGIGMKGIRLLHVLKISLLIGIFHIVMPLLGMFTGHYVSSLLGQVTTYAAGGLLILLGIHMVWNSFKGGEIRMIDHRSLPGMILFALSVSVDSFSVGVSLGMFRSNLVLTVLAFGFFGGLMSVLGLLLGRRAGRNLGDYGEALGGAILLAFGLAFIF, translated from the coding sequence ATGCTTGAGACATCTGCCGATTTGGGGCAGCTGATTGCGATTTTGATTATGGCCGCTGCTTTGGGAATGGACGCATTTTCTCTGGGCATCGGGATCGGCATGAAGGGAATCCGTTTGCTGCATGTGCTGAAGATCAGTCTGCTGATTGGAATTTTCCATATCGTTATGCCGCTTTTAGGCATGTTTACCGGTCATTATGTCAGCTCCCTGCTGGGACAGGTGACAACGTACGCCGCGGGAGGGCTGTTGATCCTGCTCGGGATTCATATGGTATGGAATTCGTTTAAAGGCGGGGAAATCCGCATGATCGACCACCGTTCGCTGCCGGGGATGATTTTATTTGCCTTAAGCGTGAGCGTGGATTCTTTTTCCGTTGGGGTTTCCTTAGGCATGTTCCGGAGCAATTTGGTTCTGACCGTGCTTGCTTTTGGTTTCTTTGGTGGACTCATGTCGGTGCTTGGGCTTTTGCTTGGGCGGAGGGCCGGCCGCAATTTGGGCGATTACGGGGAGGCGCTGGGAGGTGCGATCCTGCTGGCATTTGGCCTCGCATTTATCTTCTGA
- a CDS encoding L-threonylcarbamoyladenylate synthase — protein sequence MMADPGKLREGLKEAADALRGGGVIAFPTETVYGLGADARLTSAVEAVFAAKGRPSDNPLIVHISEVSQLDGLVKQVNPAARKLMDAFWPGPLTVVLPVKPGVLSHRVTAGLDTVGIRMPDHPVALALIEASGCPVAAPSANRSGRPSPTLASHVLEDLAGSIDGIVDGGATGVGLESTVVQVLDDGSVTVLRPGGVTLEQLAQVAGAPVKMDPALMAEAGSGDIPAPRAPGMKYTHYAPQGTLSIVAGESAAEVSDWISRSLQEAEARGERTGVLAFDEHISRYHADCVETLGSLSDLGTAAHRLYAALRRMDEEHIDFILAEACPEDGLGAAIMNRLRKAAGQTVIRLESQAR from the coding sequence ATGATGGCCGATCCGGGCAAATTGAGAGAAGGGCTGAAGGAAGCTGCGGATGCGCTTCGCGGCGGCGGTGTGATCGCGTTTCCGACCGAAACCGTCTACGGCCTCGGCGCGGACGCGCGTTTGACATCGGCGGTTGAAGCGGTATTTGCAGCCAAAGGGAGACCGTCGGATAATCCGCTTATTGTACATATATCCGAGGTTTCCCAACTGGATGGGCTGGTTAAGCAGGTAAATCCTGCAGCTCGAAAGCTAATGGATGCTTTCTGGCCTGGTCCGCTGACGGTTGTGCTGCCGGTTAAGCCGGGCGTACTGTCACATCGCGTAACGGCAGGGCTTGATACCGTAGGCATCCGCATGCCGGACCATCCGGTGGCGCTTGCCTTGATCGAGGCATCCGGCTGCCCGGTAGCGGCTCCGAGCGCGAACCGTTCCGGGCGTCCAAGCCCCACGCTCGCCAGCCATGTGCTGGAGGATCTGGCCGGTTCCATTGACGGTATCGTCGATGGCGGCGCGACGGGCGTTGGCCTGGAATCGACAGTCGTCCAGGTGTTGGATGATGGGAGCGTTACCGTATTGCGCCCCGGCGGGGTGACGTTGGAGCAGTTGGCGCAGGTTGCCGGAGCCCCCGTAAAAATGGACCCTGCGCTGATGGCGGAAGCTGGGAGCGGGGATATTCCGGCTCCCCGGGCGCCAGGGATGAAATATACCCATTATGCGCCGCAAGGCACGCTGAGCATCGTTGCCGGGGAATCAGCCGCTGAGGTATCCGATTGGATCAGCCGCAGTTTGCAGGAAGCAGAGGCACGCGGGGAACGGACGGGTGTGCTCGCATTTGACGAGCATATCAGCCGCTATCATGCCGATTGCGTCGAAACCCTCGGCAGCCTGTCCGATTTGGGCACGGCCGCGCACCGGCTGTATGCTGCCCTGCGGCGCATGGATGAGGAGCATATCGATTTTATTTTGGCTGAGGCTTGCCCGGAGGACGGCCTTGGGGCAGCGATTATGAACCGGCTCCGCAAAGCCGCGGGTCAAACCGTGATTCGTCTCGAAAGTCAGGCGCGTTAA